In one Vulgatibacter incomptus genomic region, the following are encoded:
- the sfsA gene encoding DNA/RNA nuclease SfsA: protein MELVVPHRRPGPLVPATLVERPNRFLGIVRLADGREVEAHIGDRGRLEELLYPGAELLLSQAASPTRRTSFSVVCARAASGVWVSIDPANANRLVAALLEARELDLPKYASATPEVKLGASRIDFGMSLANGGRLWLEVKSAGAASEGVALFPDAPSERAARHCRELAALARAGEAAAIVLVAQRGDVRAIAPHPVDPEFAKALGEAAAAGVLLRGVAFSVEREGFRYLGPIPVLSPKSRP, encoded by the coding sequence ATGGAGCTCGTCGTCCCTCACCGTCGCCCGGGCCCGCTCGTTCCGGCGACCCTCGTGGAGCGGCCGAATCGCTTCCTGGGTATCGTGCGCCTGGCCGATGGACGGGAGGTCGAAGCCCACATCGGCGACCGCGGCCGCCTGGAGGAGCTGCTCTACCCCGGCGCGGAGCTCCTCTTGTCGCAGGCGGCGTCGCCCACTCGGCGCACCTCTTTCAGCGTGGTCTGCGCGCGCGCGGCGTCGGGCGTTTGGGTCTCGATCGACCCGGCGAACGCGAACCGTCTGGTGGCCGCGCTACTGGAGGCCCGAGAGCTCGACCTGCCGAAGTACGCGTCAGCCACACCCGAAGTGAAGCTGGGTGCCTCCCGTATCGACTTCGGGATGAGCCTCGCGAACGGTGGCCGGCTCTGGCTGGAGGTGAAGAGCGCGGGCGCGGCCTCCGAGGGCGTTGCGCTCTTTCCTGACGCGCCCTCGGAGCGGGCCGCGCGGCATTGTCGGGAGCTGGCGGCCCTCGCCCGCGCCGGGGAAGCCGCCGCGATCGTGCTGGTGGCCCAGCGAGGAGACGTGCGCGCGATCGCGCCCCACCCTGTGGATCCCGAGTTCGCCAAGGCCCTCGGGGAGGCGGCCGCCGCAGGCGTGCTCCTCCGGGGCGTCGCCTTCTCCGTGGAGCGGGAGGGCTTCCGCTATCTGGGGCCGATTCCAGTGCTCTCACCGAAATCGCGACCCTAA
- a CDS encoding DUF1622 domain-containing protein, with protein MDFERWLLIAGQAMDAAGAVSIVVGAILALGLALARVRTAPPAEVFATFRKDFGRALLLGMEFLVGGDIIVTITTKPGISEVLSLGILVLIRTLLTFTVSLELGRMPGGKPLETSSERKP; from the coding sequence ATGGACTTCGAGCGGTGGCTCCTCATCGCCGGACAGGCCATGGACGCCGCGGGCGCGGTCTCGATCGTCGTCGGTGCGATATTGGCGTTGGGGCTCGCCCTCGCAAGAGTCAGGACCGCTCCGCCGGCAGAGGTCTTCGCGACCTTCCGCAAGGACTTTGGACGCGCCCTCCTGCTCGGGATGGAGTTCCTGGTCGGCGGGGACATCATCGTCACGATCACGACGAAGCCTGGCATCTCGGAGGTGCTCTCGTTGGGGATCCTGGTCCTGATCCGCACGCTGCTGACCTTCACCGTCAGCCTCGAGCTGGGCCGCATGCCCGGAGGGAAACCACTGGAGACCTCGAGCGAGCGGAAGCCATAG
- a CDS encoding tyrosine-type recombinase/integrase, translating into MELGKAFLDWSVKVKGNTERWVKNKAAHLEWWRVHLKGIDLRNAPIEKIEKPLVGATSVMHRIETIKSFYSWLITVERKLKPNEDPTFRTLKVPQAKPAQLSKVKATTQADYLEVRAKLIAHIDDRGPGNRPLFSQEWIDALDVLAGTGWHVTELERFADGGVIDHREAEGIAGVLVCPRTKGGVPLRTAVSATVLEAATRIREKGSFKGDALRTALQRACKRLGIPQVNPGSFRHSVATHAIGAGAEAGAAADFLGHRSEATTKRFYATHATPAKVPTLI; encoded by the coding sequence GTGGAACTCGGCAAGGCGTTCCTTGACTGGTCGGTCAAGGTCAAGGGCAACACGGAACGGTGGGTCAAGAACAAGGCGGCGCACCTGGAATGGTGGCGAGTCCACTTGAAGGGGATCGACCTTCGGAACGCGCCAATCGAGAAGATCGAAAAGCCGCTCGTTGGCGCAACCTCGGTCATGCACCGGATCGAAACGATCAAGTCCTTCTACTCCTGGTTGATCACGGTCGAACGGAAGTTGAAGCCGAACGAGGATCCCACCTTCCGCACCCTCAAGGTTCCCCAGGCGAAGCCCGCACAGTTGTCGAAGGTGAAGGCGACCACGCAAGCCGATTACCTTGAGGTTCGCGCGAAGCTCATTGCCCATATCGACGACAGAGGGCCAGGGAATCGCCCTCTGTTCTCCCAGGAGTGGATCGACGCTCTAGACGTGCTGGCTGGAACCGGCTGGCACGTGACGGAGCTTGAACGCTTCGCCGATGGAGGAGTGATCGACCATCGGGAAGCAGAGGGGATCGCGGGCGTCCTGGTCTGTCCTCGGACGAAGGGCGGCGTTCCCCTCCGAACCGCTGTGTCCGCGACTGTGCTTGAGGCTGCAACGCGGATCCGAGAGAAGGGCAGCTTCAAGGGCGATGCCCTCCGAACGGCGTTGCAGCGTGCGTGCAAGCGGCTCGGGATTCCCCAGGTCAACCCCGGATCATTCCGGCATTCGGTCGCAACGCACGCCATCGGGGCTGGCGCCGAAGCTGGCGCGGCAGCCGACTTCCTTGGGCACAGGTCGGAGGCGACTACAAAGCGCTTCTACGCGACCCACGCAACGCCTGCGAAGGTGCCGACGTTGATTTAG
- a CDS encoding GntR family transcriptional regulator encodes MDNLQPAPILHVDLDDPVPAYRQIANQIRALLVAGSFRPDDRLPTVRQLAMDLGVHHNTVAEAYRILAGEGWIESRRRHGVTVLRRSAPRATEESRLAFSSRLRELVAEAVANGLSLEEIAGELGAQARRITE; translated from the coding sequence GTGGACAATCTGCAGCCAGCACCGATCCTCCACGTCGACCTCGACGACCCGGTCCCGGCCTATCGGCAGATCGCCAATCAGATTCGGGCTCTCCTCGTCGCGGGGAGCTTCCGCCCTGACGATCGCCTTCCCACCGTTCGGCAGCTCGCCATGGATCTCGGCGTCCACCACAACACGGTGGCCGAGGCGTACCGGATCCTCGCTGGGGAAGGGTGGATCGAGTCGAGGCGCCGGCACGGCGTGACCGTGCTTCGTCGGTCGGCTCCCCGGGCGACCGAGGAATCCCGCCTGGCCTTTTCGAGCCGCCTGCGCGAGCTGGTCGCGGAAGCGGTGGCAAACGGTCTCTCGCTCGAGGAGATCGCCGGCGAGCTCGGCGCTCAGGCCCGTCGGATCACGGAGTGA
- a CDS encoding peroxiredoxin — translation MPQTRRELRLPWPGSKAKETSEMLTVGERVPDVTLTGPEGREVRLRDQLGARGLVIYFYPKDDTPGCTAEACGFRDQYEDFLEAGADVIGISGDPPSSHKAFANKHSLPFRLLSDERGEARRAFGVKATFGLLPGRATFVVDHEGTIRYAFSSQLRAREHVKRALEVVGGMTPQAAAQK, via the coding sequence ATGCCGCAGACCCGGCGCGAGCTGCGCCTGCCCTGGCCTGGTTCCAAGGCGAAGGAGACGAGCGAAATGCTGACCGTCGGCGAGAGAGTGCCGGACGTGACGTTGACAGGCCCGGAGGGCCGCGAGGTCCGGCTGCGGGATCAGCTCGGAGCCCGGGGCCTCGTGATTTACTTCTACCCGAAGGACGACACGCCCGGCTGTACGGCGGAGGCCTGCGGATTCCGCGACCAGTACGAGGACTTCCTCGAGGCGGGCGCTGACGTGATCGGGATCAGCGGGGATCCCCCTTCGTCCCACAAGGCATTCGCGAACAAGCACAGCCTGCCCTTTCGCCTGCTGAGCGACGAGCGCGGCGAAGCGAGACGTGCCTTCGGGGTGAAGGCCACCTTCGGGCTCCTCCCGGGGCGCGCGACCTTCGTCGTCGACCACGAGGGGACGATCCGCTACGCCTTCTCGTCGCAGCTTCGCGCGCGCGAGCACGTGAAGCGGGCGCTCGAGGTCGTGGGCGGCATGACGCCGCAGGCGGCCGCGCAGAAGTAG
- a CDS encoding iron chaperone, translated as MASSRATTVEEYLAELPSDRRAAIETVRRVILDNLPSGFEEGMQYGMPTYYVPLSVHPDTYNGQPLMVAALASQKGYMAVYLMTIYARPELRSWFETAYRATGKRFDAGKSCVRFRTLDDLPLELVGEAIAKVDLETFVAVFEESRKAVRAKPAAEGKKAASTGKATAAAAKKAPSTAKKAASKAKA; from the coding sequence ATGGCATCGAGTCGCGCGACCACCGTCGAAGAGTACCTCGCCGAGCTTCCTTCGGATCGCCGAGCCGCGATCGAGACCGTGCGCAGGGTCATCCTCGATAACCTCCCGTCCGGTTTCGAAGAGGGGATGCAGTACGGGATGCCCACGTACTACGTGCCGCTCTCGGTCCACCCCGACACCTACAACGGGCAGCCGCTCATGGTGGCGGCCCTCGCGTCGCAGAAGGGCTACATGGCCGTCTACCTGATGACCATCTACGCGCGGCCCGAGCTGCGGAGCTGGTTCGAGACGGCCTATCGCGCGACAGGGAAGCGGTTCGACGCCGGAAAGTCCTGCGTCCGCTTCCGCACACTCGACGATCTTCCGCTCGAGCTCGTTGGCGAGGCGATTGCGAAGGTCGACCTCGAGACCTTCGTTGCCGTCTTCGAGGAGAGCCGGAAGGCCGTCCGGGCGAAGCCTGCCGCGGAGGGGAAGAAGGCAGCCTCTACCGGGAAGGCAACGGCCGCCGCCGCGAAGAAAGCGCCCTCTACGGCCAAAAAGGCGGCATCCAAGGCGAAGGCTTAG
- a CDS encoding redoxin domain-containing protein, whose product MRSDIVPGAKFPDYELPDQAGKRRKLSELQGQDPMIVVLSRGAFCPKDRRQHEGLVELYREMEVGYCRLVTISTENLMVTNEYRLGVGAHWPFLCDPERKVQKDLDIKEFTDPLHDPMVPHTLVLEPGLAVYKIYQGYWFFGRPTTEDLRHDLRAVLERCRFDWDLSKPEVRTAWEKDEKSRFFPYGKSYAELFAEQK is encoded by the coding sequence TTGCGATCCGACATCGTCCCCGGCGCGAAATTTCCGGACTACGAGCTCCCCGATCAGGCCGGAAAGCGCAGGAAGCTCTCGGAGCTCCAGGGCCAGGATCCGATGATCGTCGTCCTGAGCCGCGGCGCCTTCTGCCCGAAGGATCGGCGGCAGCACGAGGGCCTAGTCGAGCTCTATCGCGAGATGGAGGTCGGCTACTGCCGCCTCGTCACGATCAGCACGGAGAACCTGATGGTGACGAACGAGTACCGGCTCGGCGTGGGCGCGCACTGGCCCTTCCTCTGCGATCCCGAGCGGAAGGTGCAGAAGGACCTCGACATCAAGGAGTTCACGGACCCGCTCCACGACCCGATGGTCCCCCACACGCTCGTCCTCGAGCCGGGGCTGGCGGTCTACAAGATCTACCAGGGCTACTGGTTCTTCGGCCGGCCCACAACCGAGGACCTGCGCCACGACCTCCGGGCCGTGCTCGAGCGCTGCCGATTCGACTGGGATCTGTCGAAACCCGAGGTGCGGACCGCGTGGGAGAAGGACGAGAAGAGCCGCTTCTTCCCATACGGGAAGTCGTACGCGGAGCTCTTCGCCGAGCAGAAGTGA
- a CDS encoding DUF1648 domain-containing protein: MEPLWFWTSVYLTAILVGCAVMFHFLPRLQRPTLFFAVTVPPGYRDAPEARRILAQYRRRNAATSLAALALALFASFAEREALGPAVHMWMATAAVLLQLLGALGAFLAARHRVLPDSTPPSPVREAALAPRPRKWPGGWIAQLGPFLILAAVAGYLVLHWDQIPDRFPTHWGAGGVADRWGERSFRSVYAPLILGAAQCAMLILIAFGTLRWSRSVSASGAQAEREWAFRRLIVLILLGTEYFLALLFGFIALLPLRASAHLPGGFLAFMALELVLVVLVIVFLARMGQGGTRQVPATAEAGGAPVGDKTLDRYWKLGIFYVNPSDPAIFVEKRFGLGYTLNFARPLSWLLLLLPIAISVVTIVATRPR; the protein is encoded by the coding sequence ATGGAACCCCTCTGGTTTTGGACCTCGGTGTACTTGACGGCGATCCTCGTCGGATGCGCCGTGATGTTTCATTTCTTGCCTCGGCTCCAGCGACCGACGCTCTTCTTCGCCGTGACCGTGCCCCCGGGGTATCGAGACGCCCCTGAGGCACGTCGGATCCTCGCCCAGTACCGCCGGCGGAACGCGGCCACGTCGCTCGCGGCGCTCGCCCTCGCTCTATTCGCATCCTTCGCCGAACGGGAGGCGCTCGGCCCTGCCGTACACATGTGGATGGCGACTGCCGCCGTCCTCCTCCAGCTCCTGGGGGCGTTGGGCGCGTTCCTCGCGGCGCGCCATCGGGTGCTGCCCGACTCGACCCCTCCCAGCCCGGTACGGGAAGCGGCGCTGGCGCCCCGGCCCAGGAAATGGCCGGGCGGCTGGATCGCACAGCTCGGGCCGTTCTTGATCTTGGCCGCGGTGGCCGGGTACCTGGTTCTCCACTGGGACCAGATCCCCGACCGCTTTCCAACCCACTGGGGCGCCGGCGGCGTCGCCGATCGCTGGGGCGAGCGGAGCTTCCGCTCCGTCTACGCGCCCCTGATCCTCGGAGCGGCCCAGTGCGCGATGTTGATCCTCATCGCCTTCGGAACCCTCCGCTGGTCGCGGTCGGTGAGTGCGTCGGGGGCTCAGGCCGAGCGGGAGTGGGCCTTCCGTCGCTTGATCGTGCTCATCCTCCTCGGGACCGAGTACTTCCTGGCGCTTCTGTTCGGCTTCATCGCGCTGCTCCCCCTGCGGGCGAGCGCGCACCTCCCAGGAGGCTTCCTGGCGTTCATGGCGCTGGAGCTGGTTCTCGTCGTGCTGGTGATCGTGTTCCTGGCGCGAATGGGGCAGGGAGGGACTCGACAGGTTCCGGCCACGGCGGAGGCGGGCGGGGCGCCCGTCGGGGACAAGACCCTCGACCGCTACTGGAAGCTCGGGATCTTCTACGTCAACCCCAGCGACCCGGCGATCTTCGTCGAGAAGCGGTTCGGCCTCGGCTACACCCTCAACTTCGCCCGTCCGCTCTCGTGGCTGCTCCTGCTGCTGCCCATCGCGATCTCGGTCGTCACCATCGTCGCGACGAGGCCACGGTGA